The Anaerolineales bacterium region TATGCGCACTCATCCCGCCATTATAGCGACGCGCAGCGCTTCCCCAGCCTTGGCATAGCGTAATTGCCGCTCGGCCCCCTTTATGCTAGACTGGACTTCCTTTATGGCGCAGACCTACACCCTCCTGGTGGTGGATGACGACCTCGATACCCTGAAGCTGGTGGGCACAACGCTCGAAAAGCAAGGGTTCAACATCGTGGCCGCCAAAGACGGGCAAGAAGCACTGGACAGGGTGGCCGAAACCAAGCCTGACCTGATTTTGCTCGATGTGATGATGCCCAAGATGGATGGGTATGAAGTCACGCGCCGTCTGCGCGCCAACCCAGACACCGCCGGCATTCCCATCATTCTCTTCACCGCCAAAGCCCAGGTGGACGACAAAGTGGCCGGCCTGGATGCGGGCGCGGATGATTACCTGACCAAGCCCACCCACCCGGCCGAACTGGTGGCACGCGTGCGCAACATTCTCAAGCGCCCGGTCACCAGCATGCTGCCGCCGCTGCCCCCCGAGCCTGCGGCTCCGCAACGCAGCCAGCCCGCGCCTGCCGCCCCAGCTGCTCCTGCCTACCACGAGCCTGCAAGTTACAGCCCGGCTCCCGCGGCCAGCAGTGGCGCCCCGCGCACAGTCCTCGGCGTGCTGGCTGCCAAAGGCGGCCAGGGTGTCTCCACCCTATGCATCAATCTCGCCGCCGGCTTTGCCGAGCGCTTCAACACCGGCTGTATCCTGGCCGAGCTCACGCCCGGCCACGGTGATCTCAACATTCGCCTGGGCCTCAACGGC contains the following coding sequences:
- a CDS encoding response regulator is translated as MAQTYTLLVVDDDLDTLKLVGTTLEKQGFNIVAAKDGQEALDRVAETKPDLILLDVMMPKMDGYEVTRRLRANPDTAGIPIILFTAKAQVDDKVAGLDAGADDYLTKPTHPAELVARVRNILKRPVTSMLPPLPPEPAAPQRSQPAPAAPAAPAYHEPASYSPAPAASSGAPRTVLGVLAAKGGQGVSTLCINLAAGFAERFNTGCILAELTPGHGDLNIRLGLNGEGLVELLRRTTRDIYRSAVEGALTEHKSNQRVLLAGIRPSDIALAQAGEQMAAIVSELKQISDHVVLDLGVGLPTSSQRALEHCTHILVVAEPDPNSVEQTRALLHDLDGMRLQGKLMVVMVHRVRNDLAVNAAELQKQLERELEAVFTPAPELAHQATRQQQSMLETDAQSYTAQQTMKLVSLITEPKTARRR